GTTAAACCCCACTCTTGTTCACACACTGTGTGCAAAGCCCTTAATTTGACAGCATTGAAACTATACACCCAACTATGCCaagtatcacacacacacacacacacagagagagagagagagagagagagagagagagagagagagagagggagggaggaagaggtgTCCACATGAAAGAGTGCCACCTGCTGGACCTGATCTTGATGACAGGGAACAAACACGAGATACATGTTGATATTTAAGAATACTTTACTCTAGGCTATAACATCTCACTGGTCTCTGAAAGATGCAGATGTCACACATCTGCATTATCCCACATCACATGACAGGTACAGgtttattgttataattttCAGCTGtctatatttattcatatttgacaattatttcagaaaataacaaatataaatcGCAAATATACTATAACTACAACATTATGGTGACACACTGTACACTATTATGCTTGTATGCTTTGGGCAAAGAAAAAGGTTACatgaatgtaaatataatgGGTCAtatataagttttttttttattctaaatatcacaataaatgTACACACCCGTGTatcttatatattaatattttttgattgaaataaaagtgcaataaaGTGGTATAGACACAAGTTAGTTCTTATAGAATTCCTATAGGAAAATTAAAGGAATTTTGTGGTAACCCCGTTTAGCGGGGGGCTAAAGTGGGGCACGCAAGTCAGCATTTATGAGACTGAGAAGACAAGCAAAGCCAAAAGATGAAAAGCATGCGGAAAATGGGTGCAGCCTTCAAACACAAAAGACCCCTTGCTGATCAACAGATCCCCCCATCTTCCTTTAAAAGCCGCCCCCTCCCTCTCCAACCCCCCTTTCTCTGGTCGAGGTGCATTGTGGGGAGGAAAGTCGTTGCCATTCGACCTCTGCGGGGCCTGCGCGGACGCAGCGAGAACCCTGAAATTCATTATGCGTTtaaaacctttatttatttccgcATAACCTACATACTCTCACCGGGAGGGCCAAAGCGGAGAAAAGAAACGACGACGGTCCATCTCTTTCGGAAAATACATCGTTTACAGACACATTATTTTTGTCGGAGGGGAATACTGTTGAGAAAGTGAAGATTCTAATATATATTAAGAAAAATGTCCGGTGAGAGAAACCGCAGGTCGCTGGCTTTCCGAGGAGGTGGATTAGCTGGGTTAACGGGTTCCAGCGGTATCGGTGGGGGGAACTGTAACAGCTGGGAGGCCCCGGCCTGTCAAGACCGACATTTTAACGGGAACAGGCCGGATCAAGAGGAGGACAGGGATCTGGGGGCTAAAGGATCATCGCAGAAGAGAGTGGAGGGCGCTGGGTCTGTCAGCGATAGCACGGAACCCGAAGCGGAGGAAGAAGAGGACCCGGAAGAGGGCAGCTGGGCAGCCGGGGAAAGCGACGATCGTGTGGACTCGGTGGAAGCGGAGGACGGGTCCAGGGAGGGGAATGGTCCCAGCAGCAACGCCGACGGGCAGGAGTCGGGAAGCGGTTCGACTGGGGGCGAGACGGGATCCAGGAAATCTGGGGTAGAGATGAGACCGCAGACGTTGCTTCAGAAACACTCATTATTCCACGCTTCGTGGTTGCAAGAATTTCCATGGCTGAAATTTTGCCAGGAGACGGGACTCATGTCCTGCTCCTGGTGTCACAACATTGCCACTAAAAACAGCGACGAGCTTGTCAAAGGGAGTCGCAACTATAAACGGGCCTTGCTGCTGAGACATCACCTGTCTTCTGAGCACGGGAGGAATGACCCCACCAAACAGGTAACCTTAGCTCCACTCAACTCGCTTCGTGCCGACGTAACATTAAATACCTGTCACGTTTATTACAACATGTGTCACTGTCTGTCTTGTATGTCactaacaacaacaattttaacAACTTTTGAAATACAACTAAGGCGAAAATAGGCTGTTCCCTAAGCTCCACAATCCTTCTCCTGGCTGATTAGCTAGCATCAGCCTGCTAACCTGAGCTAACAACTAGCCTAGCCCACTAGCCGCTTGTAGCTTTGCTGTACCCGGAGGTAGATGGGCAGTGACAGTAGTAGAAAGCCCCAAGCGAGGCAACTGTCGACCAACTTGTACTGTAAacgccaaaaacacacacactgaaccacTTCAGAGTAAGTGAATCAAATCTCTCCGTCTCGTCCACACTACGAGTGTCAGCCCACTCATTAGTCAAGTTACACTCACAAACCTGCTCCAGTGTGACACCTGCTAGCTACTATCACACCGGGGGCTGCTCCTGTAGAATGAAGGGTTTATTATATGTCACGAATAACTATTAACTTTGGTCTGCCAGTAAATAATGGAAAGTGTAAGTGTTTATAGTACTTTTTGTGGATTCACATTGTACAGTAAACCCTTTTGTTGCATCAGCAGCTGTCTTGATTGCTAGCTTGCTAGAGGTCACACAATGGCAAGGGCTCGACCCTAGCAGCCTTTGGGGAACCGCACCCCTTCCCAACCCCCCTCCTCTTGGCCTCTCAACATGCAGTTCTGCTGGCTCGCAGTCCCGAGTGACCTTTGGTGCATttcttccacctcctcctccacctcctcctccctttggGGGAGCTAAATTAGAGGCATTGTGCTAGAATGACCCCCCAAAATCCATAGATGGTGTCACTTGCAGGGCTGGACAAGAGGAGGAGAGTAAATCATTTTGCCTGGAGCCTGACAGCTTGCTCGGCCCATATGAATAGGCTTGAATGAGTGAAATAGATGTCAGTAAATAGAATGACATGGCATCACCTGACCCTTTCATCCTCATATTTCTGGATTAATGGGTGCTAGTTTTGTATCTTTGGGGCATATGTTATGATTAAAGCCCCATTTTGTATGCACAAGACTGAAAGCATATTGTAAAATGCCCCTCTTAATCTAATAGGCACATAAAGACTGGTTAGCCTAAGCTTGAAGTAGGTATAAAGTTAGTGACGTATCTGATTCTTCTAAACCAAAACAATCAAGCAATTTTCGTGAACTATATCTTTATTGATGTGCGTGAGGCCTTTTTTTATtggttcattatttttattgcagtgtAGGCAATATTTCTATGGTACTCCTTCACAGACCTCATAAAAACAGGGAGTGCATATTTACCCGAACAATCTGGTGTCAAAGGGCATTTCTCCCATCAATCCTCATTTTGACGAAAGAAAAGAATACTCTAAGCTACTGATCCTTGTACATTTTCCATCCGACCTCCTATCCTGACAATGGTCCGTGCTGTCAGTGGAATTAAGAGCGGGGTGCTATTTGACTCTAATTTGTGAGCGAAGAGGATTGCACTACTACATTTAGTTCCTTCCTTTGCACACGCAATCACTAATCATCAGAGTGACTTAAAGTGATCCACTAACTTGTGCACATCTCTAATTGGTAAGGAGGGCAGTAAGGGTGGATTAGGGGCTTGGTGTGGCTTTTCCTTAGCAACAAGGACCCCAGACACTGTACTGAGAGGTTATCCAGGCCATTTTCTCATGTAGAATAGAGCTGCGATGATAATGTCTCAGTGCTGCAATATTGGAAATCATTTAATTCTGACTtttactgaattattttttGCAGTTAATGTTCCTAAGATTAGATTTTCCTCTTATGGCTGTGGTCTGAATAAAActaatcatatttatttatacagtacatacattaCTGTTTAAATAATGAGTGGCTGTGTATGTTAAGCAAGGTAGCATTGTGAAGCAGTACATTAAAGGGGAATTATGGTGTTATGAGGCAACGTCTTGTTCTATCCACCCATTCCTGACGTTAGTCAGGCCTCTGCTGCATTCGTTAAAGCTAACTCGATTAGCCCTAGCACACCAGGGCAGCTGTGGTAAATGTGGGTCTCCTTGGAGAAGGGGGCCGTTGTCCTTAATTCTCTAGACACTGTCTTGTGCTCACATTGTTTCCTATGCTCACTGGTAAAAGGTTAAAATCAGGCCAAAGTAGACTATTATTTACCATGGAACAAATATGAGATCACCAATATAAGTCTGTTTCATCCTCTcatgacttttttcatttttccccAAATTGATCAAAGGATATGTGTTAATTCCACACTGTACATGTTGACAAGATAGGATTACTGTGTGACCACCAGAGACTCTACTATTATTTCACATGTACAGGTATTGCCTCATTACCACATAAAGGTAGTCTCATTTTCAATCTTCTCCATATCCAGCCTCTCCATACTCTTTTTATTGCTTATCTATCACTGctcatctctttttttgttctttgttttaacGTCCATAACATATTTGATTTATATCCATAATACAGACACCTGTTCAACAAACCAAACCTGCCATATTCCGGGGGGTCAAATATGCGGGACCTACACAAGTCATTTCACCCCCTCAGTTTAGTTGAGACAAACACCACACTCATTGTTAACAGTGAGTCTCCCCGAATGGGAAGGGGACCCACCCATTGCAGTCTGGAGTCTGCCAAATAGATGGGATGTTTATTGGGGGCCACAGGTCAGGGGAATGGGGTGGGGTGAAGCCAGAGGGAGAATTCTTCTTGTTGAATCCGTCAGTGACTCTACCCACCCCTCGTTTTCTCTCCCCCCCCCCATCTCTTGCTCTTCTGTCAGAGCATTGTTAGGAGGCAGGGAGACACTCAGTGCAGCCCTCCCACACCTTGGGCCAAACGCACACTACGGTATTGTTCTAGCATCTGGGGACAGACGGGTTGGGTGGGGGGTCGAGAGAAGGATACAGTCAATGTAGGGAGTTAGGGAAGGACTGGTGGAGATGGCCTCAGGGCTGGGCTGGTCATGGGACTAGATTGATGTTGGGTGGGGGTCGACGAGTAAGGGGattgaggcaaatttgtgtgtgtgtaaaaggtaAACAAAAACTGGCTCCAGCGGGTCATTATGTTGCACTGGGGACAGTAATGTATCACATGATCTGTGAAGTGTTTCTGACCGAGGCCAGCACTTCAATAAGCTTGAATTTATGGCCATCTTGGTTTGTTTAATCCACCTGTAAATCAGTTCTTATTGGCCATTCTCGGTAGACTTTAAAGCATCCATGTTAGACCTGGATCAAAGGAATTTTCTTTCCCAGCGCCCTCTTGGATTCTCTCATTCTTCCACCCCAACCATCTCTGGCTCAAATAAAAAGGGAGCCACGTCACAAATGGGGGAGGTTAATATTGTCCCCACATTCTCTGTTGGCTCAGGCTGGTTTTGCCTCCAGCATCTGCTGTGCAGGGTTGGTCTGCTGGTTCTCTAAGCTTCCAGCTCACACGTGGCACATCTGGAGAAAGGATGATGATGCTGCTGTTGATGAGGCCAGTATGGTGCAACTTATCCTGTACCAGGCTGTCCTAGCCTGACTCCAAtatgtacacacatgcacacacacaaactcatatCAGAACTGCAAAGTCTTACCTCTTTGGCCCATTGCCTGGTTATGTGTAATGGATAAAAGCTGTGGGGAGTCATGGGGTTTTGGGGTGGGACGGCCAGTTcgttaaaatgataaaaatgggTCTACAAATTCAGAGGTACAAGGAGTCTGACAGCgcatgtttttttgcagcatttctaacatattggctcttttATCAAATCTCTTTAACCCTGGCTGTCTTCTAATTGTACATGTTTGAAGGTATTTTAGTTGCAGAATGCTAAATATAATTCAGGTTCCAAAATTAGCACCTGTCATTGACCAAATGCAAGTAAAAGATATGTTGGTGAGTAAAATAAATTGGGTCAGTCACCATTGGCGGGTTGCTGAAATGGGCCTAATTCACTACAAACTCAACACTGTAACACATAAGTTGATTGACCATGTTTGGTTATACTTTGACTCTGCAAAACACAATCAAACAGCATGCAACATATGACGATCAATtgcaattcaaaatattttatatagtccaataaaatggagaaaagcaAGAAATCTCTATTTGAGAggttgaaaaaagaagaaaaaactgtaTGCATGTGTCCAACTTGGACACTTATCCAGCACCTCTTGTTGTGATAGCACTCTTGCCCTTCACTACACCAATATATTCCACCACAGTACTCAACATGATGACCATGCCCCTCCAGAGGCTTTGATGTGTATATCATGGAAtaatttttctcttctctccccATCCTCTTCGCCTCACCCACACGCACTCCGGCTCCTTTTCTATGCTTGCGAGTGGGAGCTGCTGTGTAATAAGAGAGTGAGTGCCGAAACCTTTCACAAAGGCCTACAGTGAGTGGACAATGAGCCTCGGGGAGAACACGGGCTATTGTGAAGGCTAAAATGGGGTGACCCAACTCCTTCTCTCTCGCGCTGGCTTTCCGTCCCCCTCTGCTCCACATTTTCTCCTCCGCCCTTTTTCTCGAGGCTCAAGGTCTCGCTCTCTGAATCTCTGCCTCATGCTCTCACTCGTTTTCTTTGTGCTTGTGTTATCAGGCCTGTCTCTTTTATTCTCCAACATTTCTCATCttcttttcacacttttttccctatcagtttctttctacattaTTCTCCATCAGAACTCTACAATTCTGCTCTCTTGTCTTCTATTATTTTCTGTCCTCTTATTACTTCTAGCCTGCAAAGTACGTccactctccccctctctctgcctctcccttATTCTGCCTCTGATTTCATTCCATCCcatctctcttcatctctcccCTCCAGCTGTGGCAGAGGACGATAAGCCCCCCTATACTATCCTGTGTGCCCTAGCTGCCCTGGACAAGCGCTGCAGTGTGGAGGGAGAAGGGGTGGGGGCTGGGTGGGGACCTCAGAGAAATGGATTTAATCTGAATTACTCGAGCTGAAACCccagctgtgtgtatgtgtaggcAGTCTGGTttctgtgtggttgtgtgtgtgcgtatgtgtatgcatgtgtgcgcTGAAGAGATAGAGGTTGGTGGGGGCAAAAATGCCGGGCTCGAGCAATGTGAATTATTCTGGATTAGGACATCTGCTGTGCAATTCTAAAATGAGCTGTAGATCTATGCTATTACATGTGTGTTGTAAAACTATAATGTCGTAAAACTGTAATGTCCTGTTCTACACATGAAGGGGGAATACACATTTTTGCTTTTCATCGAGCTGTGTATTTTGTCTATGTGCATATGTAAGCATATGCATGCACATGTGTATATACTCCCCTCTTCTCTGCTCCGTACCAGGCTGGCCCTCTGCCCTGTAAGGGGGAGCAGGGAAGGGGGAGTCGGGCTGTTACAGGGTAGTTCTATACTCCTGCCAATTCCCCTCCCATCCTAGAGCCACGTTGTGTCCTGCGATGGATGCTCGCCGGCCCTCCTCCAGGTCTAATTATGGCCCGTTTTACATCCAAGTAAAAGGAAGAGATCATTTTATTGTACAGAAGCTAAATGCGTACAAAATGTAGAATTTTGCAAATCCACTTTCCACTCTAGCTTTGGAGGTGATGAACAAAGCCGAATTGGAAAGCGTATTAATtcatcatgaataaataaacatctgtCGTTTTCTGAAACCAAGGCAGTCTCTAATGTTAGCGGCTACAAATCAAGTCTCAATAAATGCTCCTGGCAAATTGATCAAACAAATTCCTCACTTgcttaaaaggaaataaagttcTCAAAAGATGATTTTCAGCTCAGACCACAGTCCATCAGGATTCCCCTTTTACCAAGTAAtgcataaaaatatgcaatgatttctctggcttttctttttatggtgtgtctttttatttttgcctcAAATATCTGAACAAATGCAGGTGCCGGCATCTGTTGATGTTTTTGCAGTACAGCATCAATGGAATTTAATAGGATAAAATATTCTATCTAACTAAAATTTAGCATAAAGATTTCATAGCGGCACTATCGAGCAAGGGTTCATTTCTAGGCTCACTGTTTTGTATCGTTGTTCTGCAGACCTATGAGTAAAAGTAGATGAGTGGTCATTTTTTCCACCGATTGATGCTCGAAATGCATTCTGGAAAATGTAggaaatcatttaaatatgaatgGGAGAGCAACTTTATGAGTCTCCAGCAAATCAAGCAATTATAATGCCTTGTAGAAGCGTTAAACACTGCAGTCTTATATAATGTAATTGAACGAAATATGGGATggatttctctttctgtttaactataaaagtctaaaaactaaatgtagaaaataaaatgattatggGGCTATGATAATATATGACATAATACTTACCAGCCTAAAGGTACAACACTTTCATTGCATGTTCCCACCTCGTTCGTAACAGAAACCTGTCAAACCTGTTTCACCCCGAGGGCAGGTGCGTGGGTGTCACACTGGGAGCCCCGAGGCTGTATCTCCGTGCGTGTTTATTATATAGACAGAGTTACAGGAAgggaaaatatatttgcatTCCTGCTTGCTTTTTTTGCACATGTGACATGTGTGAGAACATAAATCTCTAAtaacttttctctttcttcttctctttcatgTTAAAGGAGACGATGAGGCCCTCAGACAACACCAGCCCCTCCACTAACTGCTCAGAGGACGACTACCGCAACAAGCCCAATGAGAACTCCTACTGTTACCAGCTGCTCCAGGAGCTGGACAAGCAACGCAAAAGTGGCATCCTCTGTGACGTCAACATAGTCGTCTCGGGCCAGGTGTTCCGCGCACACAAGAACATCCTGGTGGCGGGCAGCCGCTACTTCAAAACCCTCTACTGTTTGACCAAGAGCGAGGCTCAGGACCAGGCCACAGTCACACACCTGGATGTTGCTGCTGTGCAGGGCTTCTCCGTCATCCTCGACTTTCTCTACTCTGGGAATCTGCTGCTTACAAGCCAAAATGCCATTGAGGTGATGTCTGTTGCCAGTTACCTCCAGATGACAGAGGTTGTAAATTCATGTAGGGCTTTTATAAAGGACGCCCTGAATATCAGCATCAAGCAGGAGGCCCCTGATTCAGTGGTGGTGGACTACAACAAGAGGCAGACGGTGTCCAAAGATGGACAGAGAGGGCTGGACCGCAAGCCGAGCAACTTCTGGGCCACGAGCATCCTGTCAAAGCTGTCGATCAAGGCCAGCAACAATCAAGGAAAGGAAGAAGACGACGAAGGTGGCAGGGTGAAGGAGGAGTCCAGCGATATAGAGGTGACAGTGGTAGGGGGTGAGGGCTGTGCCCTTGTGACCCCCGGAGCCTCTGGTAACTGGAGCCACCACAACGACAACTCGTCCGATTCAGTAGAGGCCAACGAAACACGGTTGGGGAGTGCCCAGACGCAGGTATTCGTCTGGAACGAGCCGGCCACATGTGGCGCTGCAGCGGCACCCGCAGCAATAAAGCGAGAAGCAGCGGATGCAGCGGCGGGAAGCGGACGGAGGAAAAAACAGACCACCACGCGGCGTTTTGTGTACAACTTTCCACCAGAGCCTGAAGAGGGATTTGACGAGGGGATGTTCATCCAGCCGTCGGCCTCCTACCCCCGAGAGgacttctcctccctctctgaaAATGCTGGTATGGCACACATTTGTACCTCTAAACACTCTTCACACACTCTCCACGCCCATTCCTTTCCCcctataatatatgtataactTTTAGCGTTCACTCATGAATTTCTTATTCCTCTTAGTCACACTTTATACTCACTGAAAGTAAAAGGAAGAGGCTGgctttttaaaggtagagaggtgCATGCAGGGTTTCTGTGACACATAATCATTTGATGATTATTGTAATAATCCACATTCTGGCGGTGGCCTCTCGTCTAAAAAGTAGGAATTTACTGAAATATGTGTATGTTTAGGTGAATGTGTGCTCGTCTGTTTAACTGTCAGCAGTACGATTGTCTGCAAATTTGGCCTAAAGCTACTGCTAGTTGGAGACACAATAACCAGTTATGTCAGGTAGCATCATTAGCTACCTTGATGCCTTTATCCCACACACTCCCCCATCACCGTCACttctaaacatttattttcttttagatttaaaatttaCTTGAAGCTAAATGATGCTCACACAAACTCAGACGAACACTGTGTTTTCATGGCTGCACCACTGCATCAGTGTTTGATATCTGAGCTGTGTACTAAGAACTATTTTAACTGAAATTCTACAGTTATTATTGTAGCTTGTCCTCATACCATGCATTTGTGATGATTTACCCACCAGAGGGTCATTCAGGCTCAAGAGGATAACCCTGATTGGTCATGTGGCTTCAGTATTtgatcctctttttttttttttggtctttcagTCTCTAAAATTCAACAGAATTTTCAGGGTTTCTGCCAGGAAATTTATAAGGCCCAGTGGCAAGGCGGGCTggctcagaaaacaaaacatggaGATGTATATTAAAATAGTCAAAAACAGATTCATGTTCATGTTCCGTCTTAAATAGCCATCAGCTGTATTTTAGTTCAACCATTTATTCAGGATTCACCCAGTGTTTAATTCAGCTTGAAGTAACATTTAGGGTACAGATACTCAGCTGTTCTTATCATAATGATGTCATAGCTGTAGTCTAAAAAGCATCTTAAAATGCACTG
This genomic interval from Centropristis striata isolate RG_2023a ecotype Rhode Island chromosome 14, C.striata_1.0, whole genome shotgun sequence contains the following:
- the zbtb10 gene encoding zinc finger and BTB domain-containing protein 10 isoform X2, translating into MSGERNRRSLAFRGGGLAGLTGSSGIGGGNCNSWEAPACQDRHFNGNRPDQEEDRDLGAKGSSQKRVEGAGSVSDSTEPEAEEEEDPEEGSWAAGESDDRVDSVEAEDGSREGNGPSSNADGQESGSGSTGGETGSRKSGVEMRPQTLLQKHSLFHASWLQEFPWLKFCQETGLMSCSWCHNIATKNSDELVKGSRNYKRALLLRHHLSSEHGRNDPTKQETMRPSDNTSPSTNCSEDDYRNKPNENSYCYQLLQELDKQRKSGILCDVNIVVSGQVFRAHKNILVAGSRYFKTLYCLTKSEAQDQATVTHLDVAAVQGFSVILDFLYSGNLLLTSQNAIEVMSVASYLQMTEVVNSCRAFIKDALNISIKQEAPDSVVVDYNKRQTVSKDGQRGLDRKPSNFWATSILSKLSIKASNNQGKEEDDEGGRVKEESSDIEVTVVGGEGCALVTPGASGNWSHHNDNSSDSVEANETRLGSAQTQVFVWNEPATCGAAAAPAAIKREAADAAAGSGRRKKQTTTRRFVYNFPPEPEEGFDEGMFIQPSASYPREDFSSLSENAGESSHLALNKLKCPHCNYIAKHRRTLKRHLIIHSGVRSFSCDICGKLFTRREHVKRHSLVHKKDKKYKCMVCKKIFMLAASVGIRHGSRRYGVCADCADSHQATQEGLEAMEGMEFPRDDDFEGEEGEDLEGEEPTDNDQSNWGEGNAGAAPEED
- the zbtb10 gene encoding zinc finger and BTB domain-containing protein 10 isoform X1; amino-acid sequence: MSGERNRRSLAFRGGGLAGLTGSSGIGGGNCNSWEAPACQDRHFNGNRPDQEEDRDLGAKGSSQKRVEGAGSVSDSTEPEAEEEEDPEEGSWAAGESDDRVDSVEAEDGSREGNGPSSNADGQESGSGSTGGETGSRKSGVEMRPQTLLQKHSLFHASWLQEFPWLKFCQETGLMSCSWCHNIATKNSDELVKGSRNYKRALLLRHHLSSEHGRNDPTKQETMRPSDNTSPSTNCSEDDYRNKPNENSYCYQLLQELDKQRKSGILCDVNIVVSGQVFRAHKNILVAGSRYFKTLYCLTKSEAQDQATVTHLDVAAVQGFSVILDFLYSGNLLLTSQNAIEVMSVASYLQMTEVVNSCRAFIKDALNISIKQEAPDSVVVDYNKRQTVSKDGQRGLDRKPSNFWATSILSKLSIKASNNQGKEEDDEGGRVKEESSDIEVTVVGGEGCALVTPGASGNWSHHNDNSSDSVEANETRLGSAQTQVFVWNEPATCGAAAAPAAIKREAADAAAGSGRRKKQTTTRRFVYNFPPEPEEGFDEGMFIQPSASYPREDFSSLSENAELANQIQYSIIQDLQQGESWENGESSHLALNKLKCPHCNYIAKHRRTLKRHLIIHSGVRSFSCDICGKLFTRREHVKRHSLVHKKDKKYKCMVCKKIFMLAASVGIRHGSRRYGVCADCADSHQATQEGLEAMEGMEFPRDDDFEGEEGEDLEGEEPTDNDQSNWGEGNAGAAPEED